The genomic window TTCTGCAGGCCGGTCACAAAAACCTTCAAGATGCTTATGATGAGCTTAGTCATACCCGTGTTCAGAGTTTGCAACAGGAAAAAATGGCCTCAATCGGACAGCTTTCTGCAGGAGTGGCCCATGAAATAAATAACCCGGTTGGTTTTATCTCGAGCAATCTGAGCACAATGAGAAGGTATGTTCAACGCTTTGAGACATTCTTCCAGGAAGCCTCGAAGATCTTCGAAACAAATGGCGGCAATCCGGTTTTTGATGAATTGATGTTGTCTTTTGAGCAGAACAAAATCAGAAAAATTATGGACGATCTGCCAACGTTGGTCGCCGAGTGTATCGATGGTACTGACCGGGTGACCGGGATTGTCAACGATTTGAAAACTTTTTCCAGATCAGATGACGATTCACTCGATTATGTCGATGTCAATGCCTGTATTGACAGCACCCTCAATATCGTCCGCAATGAAATCAAGTACAATGCCGACCTGGTTAAGGAGTACGGACAACTTCCGCTGCTTTATGCAAATAGTCACAAGTTGGGGCAGGTGTTCATGAACCTCGTCATGAATTCCGCACATGCGATTGAGGAAAAGGGGGAAATCAAAATCCGGACAAGACAGGATGATGATAATAATATCGTTGTGATTATTGAGGATAACGGCTGCGTCATGCCTGCAGAAATCCAGTCGAAAATCTTTGAACCTTTCTTTACGACTAAAGAGGTTGGTAAGGGGACCGGCCTGGGAATGAGTGTTGTTTACGACATTCTGCAGAAACATAACGCAACCATCGATTTAGCGAGCGAAGTTGGCAAGGGAACAATGTTCACCCTGACCTTTCCGACAGAAACAAGACAATAGAGGTCTTTAGTAAACGTGTATTTTTCCACTACGGGTTGTATTGCAAGATCAGGAAACCATTCAGAGGAGGATTTATGAACGAGAATAAAATTTTATTGGTCGATGATGAACCATCAGTGCTGAATTCCCTGGAGCGGGTTTTTGCCGACGAGGATTATGAAATATTCAAGGCAGACAGTGGGGAAGATGCCCTGAAAGTTTTGGCAAAGGAGAAAATCAAGCTTATCATTTCCGATGAACGGATGCCGGGAATGAAAGGCTCACAGCTGCTCAGCATGGTTGCATTGCAGCATCCGCAAGTGGTGCGCATAACCCTGACCGGACATGCCAGTATCGACGCTGCAATGAAGGCTTTAAACGAAGGAGAAATCTTCCGCTTTATGTTAAAGCCCTGGAACAATTTTGAGCTCTTGATGGCTG from Desulfuromonas sp. includes these protein-coding regions:
- a CDS encoding response regulator; amino-acid sequence: MNENKILLVDDEPSVLNSLERVFADEDYEIFKADSGEDALKVLAKEKIKLIISDERMPGMKGSQLLSMVALQHPQVVRITLTGHASIDAAMKALNEGEIFRFMLKPWNNFELLMAVRAGIEKYDIEMKNRMLLAKLRTQELQIQKAERLSPGITVLDQG